CTTTTatctagtataaaaataaaatttagaaaatctgTTAAAATTTGACTTACTAAGGCATGTGTCAGTACTTCTGCTCGATGTTCTGTTGAAAATGTCATAGAAACTGTTTTTTTGCCCTCTTTAGCtgtaaatgtgatatatataaTTGTAGTTGTTGGTAGAGCAATTTTTAGAGatattaagaaataaaaatggcaaaatctacgaaatatgaaaaatatattcTCATTCTCAGTGAGCCGTCGCCAACACCCAGGTCAGCATGTTAACACTAATTCTAAATTCGATATTAAATACTGAATtctaaattttgctttttttatttctaaacaaATGTAGTTGCATAAAGATTTACTATGGTCAATTTGCACAgtgtcaacaaaaacaaaatatcaaaGAGCGTCAGATTACAAACCTTTCCgcacaataataataaattcaTTGGAAGTTTTGGAACTTGGAGTAATGCCAAAAAAGTCTTGGTATGACCACTAAAAATTGCAAAGAGATATATAATTTACACCTGAAATATTTAAAGACATCAAGTGATTAAATTCCAACTCATACCTGATTTGTAACTTCTACAGTAGCTGGATTATAAGTGGTAACAGCTTTCGTACCAACTGAAAAAACTCTCTTATACCTAAAAAAACATGCATATATGTAGTGTTTTCAATTGCCTTAATGAAGTCATAAATAGAAAGATAAAATCTATGAAACAACTTTTGGTCTAATCAAACAGCAATGTGAGAAAGGAAGTATGTCACAAGCTACCATGATACAATTTTGCACTTGATTTTGTTGGCCACCTTTTCTTCTTAATTACCACAAAAGGATGTactataaaagaaataaaacaaaaacttacTTTCCACGCCAGGAATGTTTGGTCGTATAAAACGAGGCAATGTCTTCATTTCCCCATTGTGTAGCCATTTTAGCTAAGCAGTTCCTACTGAAGTAACCTCATTAACaatgtttctttatttacaCCTGAAATTAAGAGGCAATGACCTATTTAGAAAAAATCATTATACATTATTTAAACTATTGcccaaaaaaagtaattaaatttcttACATAATAAAGTGTTGCGTTTGTTATTCAATAATTAAAtcacttaaaatattttatttacagaGTTTTAATTTAATCGTTACAAAACCTGAAGTGCAAAACAATTCTAgtgattttttaagaaaagagaACATATATTATTTGATACTAAAGACTGTTTACATTGTTTCACTGTGTTTCATGTTTGAGACAAGTGTGGGACATAAGTCTTTAACCTACCAAGTATCTGCACTAGTATTTTACTATTAACTTCCCTCTCTCTAAAATCTGAACAAGAAAACTATTTCAAGTTGAACACTTGTTCCAAGTAAAGTCTGGATACATTGAAAAGGTTTAAGGCAAATGTTTTTTAGCTTGTTTGTTTTCCAGTACGCAAATCTTAATTTGCTTTCTTTAACTGCTATAAAAACTGCTGTAAAAGCAAATGCGTTTTGTAAACACAATGACAGGGTACCCACtctttcttaataattttttaatacaatttgAGAGATTTGAGGAGCATTGAGAAGGTTTTTGACAGATTTGTAGGAGATTTTGATGTCAAAAATAAGGAAAATTGGGGAGATATTGAATTTTATGACCAAAATGATGAGAAATGATGAGCTTACTACTGACAGTAATGGACAAAAAGTATATTTGTTATCAGGGAGAAAATAACTACACAATAcaacaagtttttaaaatgcacgATGCTATACCGACATTATctacatcatttttttactttgaatgTGTGAAATCATCAGCTTACAAAAAATGCTTGTAACATACAAGTTTTATGTTTATATCACTATCAAAGCAACAACATAACTATCTAATCTGCTAATAAGAGGGTTGAAATAGACGAAGAGGCATAATATATAATTTATTCAATGTAGATACTGTAACTTAGAACATTATTAGTAAAAGTAAGGATTGAACAAAAGCCTTATTCTTTGAATGGCTTGAATGATCTTGGTGAGTGAAGCATTACGGCAGACCATAGAGTATAATACTATACATAAAGAACTGAAAAAAGAACATGTCTAACAGAAGAAGAGTATTCAAACATTTCAGATTGTGCCCTCTTTATTCCTTTTCAACTCCTCAATCTTTTCTGCAGAAGTGATATTCATTGTGTATGCTAAGAGGTTGTTGCTATTATTGTTATCTATTGTTATTATTGAAAAAGCAATAATGTAGTTATCTACCACAAGTAAAACTGGATTGGATGAAATCAACTTCATTCACATAAGTGGATATTTTTATGATGTATGAATATAGACACACAAGGCATTCCAACTCTAATTTAGGAAGACTTTTACTCACTGAACAATTTGTTAGAATGATCTAAATTGAACAATGAAGAACATTACACtatcataaatatttttttaggagaAATGAGAAAAAATCTCTATTTCTCAAATTTATTTAAGAGAATTTGGAGCATTTAGACTCATTTTCAATTTGTAGGAGATTTGAGGAGTTTTGAGGTGTGGGAACCCTGAAtgaattgtttaaataaaaaagaaatcaatAGCAAGTGGATTACAGTGCTCCAAGACTACAGCTGCCACTCCTtcaacttaattagttgttccaCGGGCAAAGTCGATAGTAGCTTATGGTCGGTCAAtcagcgaaataaaaataattacgtCAAGATGGTagagtctatgtacagcaatgctagaagtcgtgtcaggattatcGATTCACTTAGTAATGAATTTAGtctaaatgttggtgtacatcagggttctgtacttagtcctttgttgtttgttctagtcttagaagctctgtcgatggagttcagaacaggttgtgcatgggagttattgtatgcagatgatttggttctcatagcagagtcgatggaagaataatttgaaaagtttgagaagtggaagaaaggactagaagagaaagggctaagggtgaacacagcaaagactaaagtcatgattagtagcattgcattcagacttgcaagcattgggtacaaaagaagtgcagtagtattggtggaaggttaagagctgacattcagtttgtatgcaagcgttggaaaggtgagattatagagaataaagtatttccagcttcaatgatgtacaacagtggctcgttagagatagttgagaacttctgttacttaggtgatatgttgggcagtgaagggggtgttgaaagaagtgttacttgcaggataggttctgcttggaaaaagttcagagagttacttgctttgttgactagcaaagtcttgtcaattgagttagaaggtaggttgtatgaggcctgtgtaagaagtgttatgttgtacggtagtgagacatgggcagtgaagcaggaagatcctgaccgtttagaaaggaatgatataagaatggttaggtggatgtgtaacgccagtctgagagacagaaagagttcagatgagctaagaagcaggctaaatatccgtagaattaaagatgttatccagataagaggATTGAATTGGTTGGGGCAattaattgggtaagaaagtgaagagacttgatagttcctggggcaaagcccagaggcagaccgagaaagacttggcaggaggttataaggatagACATCATACAGAGGAaggtgagtttagatctaacacagtctagatcagattggaagagggtcattaatataccccatccaacccatgctagcatcgtaaatggacgttaagccgagaatgatgatgatgatgaagaatgtatggtcggaacaacaacaaacaagaataataaaaaataacaacagaggagggtgttacgataaccattttttctatgtatttttgcataatgcacgcagtttatatttttttgttgccaaagaaaaaggaaagttgtctcactaaaaaaaagTAACTAGTTCttaaggtgaaaagataaagtACTTGCATTtgtgaagaaaataaattttaaaatttcacaaaTTTACAAATAATAAGTTCGAAATTGCAATAAAATGGGATACAAAAAAGATACGCCAACTGTTTTTACTAAAAGATCAAAATAAATACCCTTCTTGCATTAGTTATGAAGAAACGTGTACCACTTGCAATACACCTTACATTGGCGAAACAAGACGCTGTGATTCGTTGGAATGAGCATAATAATCCAACTAAGAATTCCGAACCAGTCAACCATATTTACCATAATCCTGATCATCAGTTTAGTTGGAAAAttcatactttttgtaaagTTGGAAAACTCATACTTTTGTAAAAATACATTTACATTAAAATTTATTACATCTATGTATGCACTGAGGatggtttttatattttactttttaccacatACTTGTATtgctttgaaagttatacagtaAGTTATGCTTGCACTGTTTCAcaatttatacagcaagttatttttctcccacttaaaataataaaacaaacaattttagtgttcttttaatgttttttgcgcagttttataggaaatctaaatttaagtggAAATTCTTATTACTATGGTTTAGTTGAtaatatttaaagttttttgaagCATTAAAATCATTTACTTAAAATTCATAACAAGGGTGTTATGACAATCTTATTCTACcttgttttcattatttttcttaaatgGTATGGACTAAAAGTCTTGCTGTATTACAGTTTGGCTGGTGTAATTTTAAACAAGGGAGGGTATTATGACaataataatctgtcttgttttccACTTGGATTATATCTATTTTAGCGAAAGTAACTGTTTTAACCACGTAACTTTGATCTCTgtacaaatgatttttttaaaaaaaataattcaacatgatATACTAGCCGTCTAagcaataaaatgaaaaaataatatattagcagcaggtgtgtgcatgatttcttttatttcaaatttaaaagaattaatttcaacaaacaggttgtaaaaattattgATCTATAACATGTCGACCTAGGCGGGGTATGATGCTCAAGTGAGTATATTACCAACCTTGTTCTCAACAAtctttggggacgaggttgcctaaGTTAATCAGTAgatggatatttttttttattaaaaaatattaaaaaatcaatagaaaaatactacTTTAATTCATCCCACGATACAGAAAGAGCAAGAAATTACTGTctaattaaagtttgttttcatttttccaaTATGTAAAGCAAACATCAATGTAGgctagtaaactaaactcatcattttccCCTTTTGTGTTGACGCACTAAAATAAGCAGGGTTACAAAAACAGGACAGACATAGAAGCGAGAGACCACTTCCATGATTAGACCTTTTAAAAGCATACATCATACATTAATGTCAAACGAAACCCTTATAATTCACCATTTTTAGCGTCAACAAATAACTGCTGTGGCTATATTTGCACTTATTAGAATACTGTGGCagcttctaaatttttaaacttaacaaaacacaaaCAATGTTTTAGCTAcctcataaataaaaaatattatttttaccggagaaaagcaaagaaaaataagaaataaaataattatagtTAATTGCGTAAATATTAAAGTTCAACGCAGAAAAAACcacattttattaaatatattttagcgtTTTCTGCAATGATTTAATAATGCAGTTGAAGTGCAAAACTAACTGTTTCTTTACTAAGAATTTGTTGTTTGTACATTGCCGTAGGAGGCAACTGAACTATGCTCTggaaaaacaaatacttttttccgTTGTTATATCTTAGGCTCTTTTTTACATGTCTAATCATACAAGGCCTAGGGACTTTTTAAGTGTGATTTTACCACGTCAAATAATTGCCAACCAAAAGTACATGTTTTAAGAATATGTTGGTAATTAACTCAGCAAGTACAGAGTGCCGTCTTAAATTACAAAGGTTGTACAGCCCTTAATCCTATTCGTGCTTGAGGGGAGGGGTGATGCAGCCCCCTCTCCCTTCCCTCTTCAACTTTTTCCCTAACCTTTTATGGGCTTATAGTCACACCTTGATATTTTGTTACTTATATTTGCCTTCCAAAAGATatctttttgaaataaaaaacctTTTCACATAAAATGTGTGGCATGTTAAATAATTAGTAATTTTCAACCTTTGTCTCGAATAAAGGTCccttgaaataaaaatcatgcgcaACTTGCGTGTCAAATaaaaagtcctttgaaataaaaatcatgcatattttatttttcctttgaTTGCTCAGCTATGGAAGAACATATGCAGaataatttctattttttaaaaaaaataatcgttcTTAAAGAAGTTTAAGTATTGTCCCTAGAGAGCTCTTGTTTCACTTTGCCACGTGAAGGTATCTGTTCTGGCTATAACAGTCAGTAATAATGAAAGCACTACTGAAATATTACATAACAGGGTCACATgctactaaaaaagaaaagtggcaataaaaaagatcctactaattatctcCATtctgccaattcctatgaacatttttgaaaagtgcaTAGGCAaatttctcattttatttctgaacaCAACTTCCtaaatgacagacagtccgaattgttatatttatattaacatattgtgttttatattttaggcttacaaaaataatataaccGTAGCGGTGTTTTTATCCGCACAAAGCCACTCTGTGTCTTAATAGTTACCCAACTTTTCATGGAAGGGGTACACGCAATAATAGCAGTAATTTATTACTGAAGTGTACATCCTGTGTAAAAAttcataataaataaataaataaataaataaataaataaataaataaataaataaataaataaataaataaataaataaataaataaataaataaataaataaataaataaataaataaataaataaataaataaataaataaataaataaataaataaataaataaataaataaataaataaataaataaataatacaacACCTAAATGTTCTAAAGACTGAACTGGATTTTACTTTGTTCTAAAGATTGAATTACATTTTACTTTGTTCAAAGACTGAACTGGATTTCACTTTGTTCTAAAGAATGATCTACATTTTACTTTGTTCAAAGACTGAACTGGATTTTACTTTGTTCAAAGACTAAACTGGATTTCACTTTGTTCAAAGACTGAACTAGATTTTACTTTGTTCTAAAGACTGAACTAGATTTTACTTTGTTCAAAGACTAAACTGGATTTTACTTTGTTCAAAGACTGAACTagattttactttgttttaaagACTGAGCATTCGTTAAATAATAATGGCTTCCAAAAAGAAGACCCTGCCGAAAGTTCAAGACGAAATATCATATACAACAATTAAGATGTGGAAACTTGTTACTTTTGTTGATAGAACAGAAGAAGGCATCGTTGTACTGATAAActccttaaaaaaatgtaaaggcAGAAAAAGCGGTTTTTGACCTGACTGCTGCGCATTGCATGTTGATAATGGCTTAGATATTCTACTTGAAAAGCTAATGTTGAATTTAAGAGCGCGAAAATTGACAAAGCTTATAATGCATACtcgaaatttattttgttttaaaaagtggAAAACATTTCTATGAATGACTATATTGTTGAGTTCGAACACTTGTATAGCTTGTATGACCATGACATGAAATTACCAGATACAATTTTAGCATTCAAAGTACTTGATGGTGCAAATCTTAGAGATGATGAAAGAAAACTTGCCCTCGCAGATGCCAATGATTTAAACACAGACACAATGAGATCAAAAATTGTAAAGTCTGGCAGCAGTGGCAGAAAAGAAAAGATGAATCCAATGAACAAACATGGTGAATTTTCGCGTTGTGTTTGGTGTGATTTTAAGATGCATTGGGCCAATCAATGTCCACATGCAGCTCAGAGAAACATTACATTAACATTAATAGTTTAGAACAAGAAGGAGAACTTTGTGAAGAGGCTGAATTGTACTTATAAGTAGTGCAACACCTCCAGAATTGGACAAGCAGGAGATTTTTGCTGCAGAAGCTACTAAGTCTGCAGTCATCGACACTGCATGCACCAAGACTGTGGCTGGGGGGAAATGGTTCAATGATTTTTTTGATTGCCTACCATTAGATAGACAAAAGAATGTCAAAGAGTCAGTATCAGATACTATATTTAAATTTGGGGATGGTAGAAAGTAGCTGCAGAGAGTAGCTGcattaaaaaaagcaaacatTTCTATCAAAGTGCAACATCAAGACAGAAATATTAGAGGAAAACATTCCTCTCCTACTCAGTAAAAGTTCATTGAAAAAGTCTGGTGTCATCATTGATATGCAAAATTATAAATCCACCATGTTTGGCAAAGAGACACAACTTTGCCCCTTTACCAGCAGTAACTACTGCATAGACATTTGTCCAAATGAACATCCAATCTCTTTATTTGAAGATTTACCAATAAGTCAAGAGGTATTAGCCTTGGAGCAAGAACTAACTCCAACAGAATGAAGGACTGCATCTACCACATCACAAATTGACTTACTGACCaaccaaaaatcaaaatgaaTCAGGAAACACTGTGAAGCAAAAATATTAATAGAGCAGGAAAAATTACAGGTCAATAATCCAAATGGTTCAACATCCAATACAAATCACCCAACTCCAAATTGTATGTAGACCAAGAACAGGATGTTGTCACTTTTGATGAGGTACTTGAATTAAAACATGAATCGTTTGTGTGCTAAAGAAGAAGAACTTAAAAGCTAGAAGGAACACC
The genomic region above belongs to Hydractinia symbiolongicarpus strain clone_291-10 chromosome 4, HSymV2.1, whole genome shotgun sequence and contains:
- the LOC130641512 gene encoding uncharacterized protein LOC130641512 isoform X2, whose product is MMYNSGSLEIVKNFCYLGDMLGSEGGVGRSVTCRIGSAWKKFRELLPLLTSRVLSIEVKGRLYEACVRSVMLYGSETWAVKQEDLDRLERNDMRMVSLLLSSSELFLSLRLALHIHLTILISFLSKRSGSSCFTAHVSLPYNITLLTQASYNLPSNSIDKTLLVNKASNSLNFFQAEPILQVTLLSTPPSLPNISPK